The following coding sequences lie in one Pseudorca crassidens isolate mPseCra1 chromosome 2, mPseCra1.hap1, whole genome shotgun sequence genomic window:
- the LOC137212247 gene encoding Golgi-associated RAB2 interactor protein 4-like, translating into MSGDSLLPYHTAQSSTGVGLFNTTTGKLQQQLRNGEYDLFKDAQIFESDFIQITKRGDLTDVHNCVCMVTVGIACSSPVLPLPDTMLLARWATGCEEHAEHSQAAKGKSHGAAKTLELTRLLPLKLVSISTHNREKQQLRVKFATGRSWYLQLCAPLDAQEDLFTSWEELIYLLRPPVEGLSRTYAVPAWDMTCLPVFEEEEDGRSPAVEDFQGKWDQDQVSICSLHTCSELAGATSAAFAGGEGIQLDSHKPDTMPDVATAKAKPTVLDKASASWATTKVETAGVAGGTAAGASSVAVIKSPAPEEQSTATVATAGNGPGGSKTNIATGGTARTSRRSRKTVLRTIQGYASSTSTSLSPEAGVTVVGAEPTSKTAEGRADEEGEGTLISTLPQEGKVSEQDGSSQRVSQACKGRRERREHWGEDRALTSPSLCSSVESHHKAAGNKTIQKAAGPCSGGRRATRDDQKDKGHGSPGGSEQGTAHKGISRAPITNESRTSHKSGRSLSTASSGPTTERLSRISSFFRNVRASLTTKTVASSGDKYVSILEKPVEGTRMEAIVETAESGQGLEITGGVTSETMEPVTAEAHQ; encoded by the exons ATGAGTGGGGACTCTCTGCTCCCGTATCACACGGCCCAGAGCAGCACCGGGGTGGGCCTGTTCAACACCACCACGGGGAAGCTGCAGCAGCAACTGCGCAACGGCGAATACGACCTATTCAAGGACGCACAGATATTCGAGAGCGACTTTATCCAGATCACGAAGAGGGGAGACCTGACTGACGTGCACAACTGTGTCTGCATGGTGACCGTGGGCATCGCATGCAGCAGCCCCGTCCTCCCACTCCCAGACACCATGCTGCTGGCCCGATGGGCCACCGGCTGTGAAGAGCATGCTGAGCACAGCCAGGCCGCCAAGGGCAAGAGCCACGGGGCTGCGAAGACCTTAGAGCTCACCAGGCTCCTTCCCCTGAAGTTAGTGAGCATCTCCACTCACAATCGTGAGAAACAACAGCTGCGCGTGAAGTTTGCCACTGGTCGCTCCTGGTACCTGCAGCTGTGTGCCCCTCTGGACGCGCAGGAAGACCTCTTCACCTCTTGGGAAGAGCTGATTTACCTCCTGCGACCACCAGTGGAGGGTCTCAGCCGCACCTACGCCGTTCCAGCCTGGGACATGACCTGCCTGCCTGTGttcgaggaggaggaggacggcaGGAGCCCGGCAGTGGAGGATTTCCAAGGCAAGTGGGATCAGGACCAGGTGAGCATCTGCAGCCTCCACACGTGCTCTGAGCTGGCCGGGGCCACGTCTGCAGCTTTTGCTGGTGGGGAGGGGATCCAACTGGACTCCCACAAGCCCGATACCATGCCCGATGTGGCCACTGCAAAAGCAAAACCTACAGTGCTTGACAAAGCGTCAGCATCGTGGGCAACGACAAAGGTGGAGACAGCAGGGGTGGCAGGAGGCACCGCAGCGGGTGCTTCGAGCGTGGCAGTGATCAAGTCTCCTGCCCCTGAAGAGCAGAGCACGGCCACAGTAGCCACAGCCGGCAACGGTCCAGGAGGAAGCAAAACCAACATAGCCACTGGGGGCACTGCCAGAACATCCCGGAGGAGCAGGAAAACGGTGCTGCGAACAATTCAGG GGTATGCTTCCAGCACGTCCACCAGCCTCTCCCCAGAGGCCGGCGTGACTGTGGTCGGAGCAGAACCCACCAGCAAGACTGCTGAAGGAAGAGCCGACGAGGAGGGCGAGGGGACCCTCATCTCCACCTTGCCACAGGAAGGCAAAGTGAGTGAACAGGATGGCAGCTCACAGAGGGTGTCCCAGGCCtgcaagggaagaagggagagaagggagcacTGGGGAGAGGACAGAGCTCTTACGAGCCCCTCGCTCTGCAGTTCAGTGGAAAGCCACCACAAGGCAGCGGGGAACAAGACCATCCAGAAAGCAGCTGGCCCGTGCTCAGGCGGCCGCAGAGCCACTAGAGATGACCAAAAGGACAAAGGCCACGGCAGCCCGGGGGGCAGCGAGCAGGGCACTGCTCACAAAGGCATCAGCCGTGCTCCCATCACCAACGAGTCCAGGACCTCGCACAAATCGGGCAGGAGCTTATCTACAGCGAGTTCAGGTCCCACCACCGAGAGACTCAGCAGGATCAGCTCCTTCTTCAGGAACGTCAGAGCCAGTCTTACTACAAAGACAGTGGCCTCCTCAGGTGATAAATATGTGAGCATCCTGGAGAAGCCAGTGGAAGGGACCCGAATGGAGGCCATCGTAGAGACAGCAGAGAgtggccaggggctggagatCACTGGAGGTGTGACATCTGAGACCATGGAGCCAGTGACCGCTGAAGCCCATCAATAG